A genome region from Meriones unguiculatus strain TT.TT164.6M chromosome 2, Bangor_MerUng_6.1, whole genome shotgun sequence includes the following:
- the LOC132652097 gene encoding uncharacterized protein LOC132652097 — MDNLAFELQEDGTQRASSMGKISSLSNVAKKRQWSLVSIFLLCLLACFLTTALGVLTVSLVYVNSKPHFELEVSPLHTAVPPVQKAVDPKFQFLNHLPKSKVFEFPGGVIQWARYRDNIKDYLSEEEEAFGTSLNSLRSQMTLGTLRIKSKGLRAPHWHFNANEHGFLVQGTAWIGVVDDGGEVAITYNVTAGQVIFFPKNTLHWIKNVGHEDCFFLLFFSTHDELQTLDVDDVFFSTPEDIASRSLKPEGGINFIRKFQKQTEDQGVNLPPNLAELVMNASYVQSPDSLVWRYFFDLKGSKEYKFPGGVIQRAQYWKNGNELSNNEKIFSEFLHQHQNVLALNTLRIYNNGLRQPHFHLNANEMGYVVSGCGKVGITDTQRTIEFNVHIGDVVFFPIGTQHYIKNTCDEDLLFVLAFSTGDQVQTLDMDDYLQATSDHILAQLFFRKQSEFKKIPKFTEDQAINQP; from the exons ATGGACAATTTAGCATTTGAGCTGCAAGAAGATGGAACACAGAGAGCTTCATCTATGGGAAAGATCAGTTCCCTCTCCAATGTG GCCAAGAAGAGGCAGTGGTCACTGGTGAGCATCTTCCTGCTGTGCTTGCTGGCCTGCTTCCTTACCACAGCGCTTGGAGTACTTACTGTCTCCTTGGTTTATGTTAACTCCAAGCCTCACTTTGAGCTGGAAGTGTCCCCTCTGCACACGGCGGTTCCCCCAGTACAAAAGGCTGTTGATCCAAAATTTCAGTTTCTTAATCATTTACCCAAATCCAAG GTGTTTGAGTTCCCTGGTGGTGTAATCCAGTGGGCAAGGTACAGGGACAACATCAAAGACTATCTCAGTGAAGAAGAGGAGGCTTTTGGCACCAGCTTGAACAGCCTAAGGTCACAGATGACTCTGGGGACACTGAGAATAAAAAGCAAGGGTCTCCGGGCTCCTCACTGGCACTTCAATGCTAATGAACACGGCTTCCTCGTGCAG GGGACGGCGTGGATCGGGGTGGTTGATGATGGCGGTGAGGTCGCTATCACTTACAATGTCACAGCTGGCCAGGTGATCTTCTTTCCTAAAAATACGCTCCATTGGATAAAGAATGTGGGCCATGAAGACTGCTTCTTCTTGCTCTTCTTTTCTACCCACGATGAGCTACAGACTCTGGATGTTGATGATGTGTTTTTTTCTACACCTGAAGACATTGCTTCCAGGTCACTTAAG CCTGAAGGTGGAATCAATTTCATTAGAAAATTCCAGAAGCAAACTGAGGACCAGGGGGTCAACCTTCCTCCCAACTTGGCAGAACTGGTTATGAATGCTAGTTACGTACAGTCTCCTGACAGCCTTGTGTGGAGATACTTTTTTGACCTTAAAG GATCAAAAGAATATAAATTTCCAGGGGGAGTCATCCAACGAGCACAGTACTGGAAGAATGGAAATGAACTAAGCAACAATGAAAAAATTTTCAGTGAATTTCTACATCAG CATCAAAATGTTCTCGCTTTGAATACACTCAGGATTTATAATAATGGATTAAGGCAGCCACATTTTCATCTCAATGCAAATGAAATGGGATATGTAGTGAGCGGATGCGGAAAG GTGGGCATCACTGATACTCAGAGAACCATAGAGTTTAACGTTCACATTGGAGATGTGGTGTTTTTTCCTATTGGGACCCAGCATTACATCAAGAACACATGTGACGAggatttgctttttgttcttgccTTCAGCACTGGAGATCAG GTACAAACTCTTGACATGGACGATTATCTCCAGGCCACCTCAGACCATATTTTGGCCCAGCTTTTCTTCAGGAAGCAAAGCGAGTTTAAGAAGATTCCCAAATTCACGGAGGACCAGGCCATCAACCAGCCATAA